A single region of the Actinomycetota bacterium genome encodes:
- a CDS encoding LemA family protein yields the protein MDAPLATGRRRPGWLMPLIVIGLIALLVVMPLIGSYNSLVAQDEEVDRVFADLDAQLQRRADLIPNAVAAVRGALNQEQEVFGQLARARSNYAGARTPDEKVAAGNQMESAFARLLVVVESYPDLKSNDNIRDLMVELEGTENRINQSRRDYNGAAAKYNVSVRRFPRTIFAGLFGFERKPLFRAPADARQAPGVDLEGGLRRSPAP from the coding sequence ATGGACGCACCTCTCGCCACCGGACGCCGCCGTCCCGGTTGGCTCATGCCTCTGATCGTCATCGGCCTGATCGCTCTGCTGGTCGTCATGCCTCTGATCGGCTCGTACAACAGCCTGGTGGCCCAGGACGAGGAGGTCGACCGCGTCTTCGCCGACCTCGACGCGCAGCTGCAAAGGCGGGCGGACCTCATTCCCAACGCGGTTGCCGCGGTGCGGGGGGCCCTGAACCAGGAGCAGGAGGTCTTCGGACAGCTAGCGCGGGCGCGCTCCAACTACGCGGGGGCCAGGACCCCCGACGAGAAGGTGGCGGCGGGCAACCAGATGGAGTCCGCATTCGCCCGGCTGCTCGTGGTGGTCGAGTCCTACCCGGACCTGAAGTCCAACGACAACATCCGGGACCTCATGGTCGAGCTCGAGGGCACCGAAAACCGCATCAACCAGTCCCGTCGCGACTACAACGGGGCCGCTGCTAAGTACAACGTCTCGGTGCGGCGGTTCCCACGAACGATCTTCGCCGGGCTGTTCGGCTTCGAGCGCAAGCCGCTGTTCCGGGCTCCCGCCGACGCGAGGCAGGCACCGGGCGTGGACCTGGAAGGCGGACTCAGGCGGTCACCGGCGCCGTGA
- a CDS encoding glycosyltransferase family A protein, with product MIEAVVVNHNTSLFTLLALHSLHHLQPDHAGLLRLTVVDNASDDDDAGSLKRYCQERGIEFAQSGFGPGGRINSHGDLLRRYVLDHPAPDFYLFLDADVCFLEPDSVTRMRQELAAAAEEVWALQARFHSTERHFGADRSLATESHRRMLHLLAIRTEKPMAGEELAAMQLEGRRTHSGPTHARCHPACALIRNTPLFRSVAEHVGFSTAWIWSEDHDVGGFYDTLSLASRVMTACGSRVELSSVEVDHFYNVSYDERELTEKKRSEARRRLQRLETGRPPVEPGGGWGS from the coding sequence TTGATAGAAGCAGTCGTCGTCAACCACAACACCTCACTGTTCACGCTGCTTGCGCTGCACTCTCTTCACCACCTGCAGCCGGACCACGCCGGCCTGCTGCGGCTGACGGTGGTGGACAATGCCTCGGACGACGACGACGCCGGCTCCCTCAAGAGGTACTGCCAGGAGCGGGGGATCGAGTTCGCTCAGTCGGGGTTCGGTCCCGGGGGCCGAATCAACAGTCACGGCGACCTCTTGCGCCGGTACGTCCTCGACCACCCGGCCCCGGACTTCTACCTGTTCCTGGACGCCGACGTCTGCTTTCTTGAACCGGACTCCGTCACGCGCATGCGGCAGGAGTTGGCCGCGGCTGCCGAAGAGGTCTGGGCACTTCAGGCGCGGTTCCACTCGACGGAGCGCCACTTTGGTGCGGACCGCAGCCTCGCCACCGAGTCGCATCGCCGGATGCTCCACCTGCTGGCGATCCGCACGGAGAAGCCGATGGCCGGAGAGGAGCTGGCCGCTATGCAGCTGGAAGGACGCCGGACCCACTCCGGTCCCACGCACGCCCGCTGCCATCCGGCTTGTGCGCTGATACGCAACACGCCGTTGTTCCGCTCAGTTGCGGAGCACGTCGGTTTCTCGACCGCGTGGATTTGGAGCGAAGACCACGACGTCGGCGGTTTCTACGACACCCTGTCGCTGGCGAGTCGTGTGATGACCGCCTGCGGGAGCAGGGTGGAGCTCTCCTCGGTTGAGGTCGACCACTTCTACAACGTGTCCTACGACGAACGGGAGCTCACGGAGAAGAAGCGCTCGGAGGCGCGGCGGCGCCTCCAGCGGCTGGAGACGGGGCGGCCTCCGGTCGAGCCGGGCGGGGGCTGGGGATCCTGA
- a CDS encoding protein kinase: MLQDRRNDTDTTPHPPSAPGAGTLLGDRYELIEVAGTGGFSEVWRANDHRLGREVAVKLLAGPAARDPVHINRIEREARALAALSHPGVVHVYDWGEHSDAAGSFPYIVMELVDGPDLAAHLAAFGPMAPQEAVVLLDLVLRGVQEAHDVGVIHGDVKPANIYISSHGPKIGDFGVARILSEETGTTMPATTPAYAAPEVLRGERPTGASDVYAAGCVAYELLSGRPPYQGESFWDIARRHLEDEPAPLQGQFPGVTGPLDRVIQSALAKDPGQRPPSAASFADALRQAVGLPGAGESIPGAAGVPTGTTPLDANQGTPTTVVASPPATEVLPRGPSRPAIDRRVWLVPLAAGVFLLALILLAAGRGGKPVEVPNFVSMKEREAAAAAEKAGLQTATRGVSLGGAAGVVALQSPEPGQTVERGTVVSLGISDGRSVVPEVVGRQLTESQAALERLALVPDVVRVLSAGAQPGTVLKTSPGPGTIVKPGSKVVLTVAASPPPPQPAPADHEDRDRDEGKGNGKGRGKDDD; encoded by the coding sequence TTGCTGCAGGACAGGAGGAACGACACGGACACGACACCGCACCCCCCATCCGCACCTGGCGCCGGGACGCTTCTCGGCGACCGCTATGAGCTGATCGAGGTCGCCGGCACGGGCGGGTTCTCCGAGGTGTGGCGGGCGAACGACCACCGGCTCGGCCGCGAGGTCGCCGTGAAGCTTTTGGCCGGACCCGCGGCGCGGGACCCGGTCCACATAAACCGCATAGAGCGCGAGGCCCGCGCGCTGGCGGCGCTGTCGCACCCGGGGGTCGTCCATGTCTACGACTGGGGCGAGCACTCGGACGCGGCGGGCTCGTTCCCGTACATCGTGATGGAGCTGGTGGACGGACCCGACCTGGCCGCCCACTTGGCGGCGTTCGGACCGATGGCGCCGCAGGAGGCGGTGGTGCTGCTGGACCTGGTCCTGCGGGGGGTCCAGGAGGCCCATGACGTCGGGGTGATCCACGGCGACGTCAAGCCGGCCAACATCTACATCTCCTCACACGGCCCCAAGATCGGGGACTTCGGAGTCGCCAGGATCCTTTCGGAGGAGACCGGTACGACGATGCCGGCCACCACACCCGCTTACGCCGCACCCGAGGTGCTTCGCGGGGAACGGCCCACCGGCGCGTCCGACGTCTACGCCGCGGGATGCGTCGCCTACGAGCTTCTGAGCGGACGTCCCCCCTACCAGGGCGAATCCTTCTGGGACATCGCGCGCCGGCACCTGGAGGACGAGCCCGCGCCGCTACAAGGTCAGTTTCCCGGTGTGACGGGTCCGCTGGACAGGGTGATCCAGTCGGCCTTGGCCAAGGACCCGGGACAGCGGCCTCCATCAGCCGCGAGCTTCGCGGACGCCCTTCGGCAAGCGGTCGGACTGCCCGGTGCCGGGGAGAGCATCCCCGGCGCGGCAGGCGTTCCAACCGGCACTACCCCGTTGGACGCCAACCAGGGCACGCCGACGACCGTCGTGGCTTCTCCACCGGCGACGGAGGTACTGCCGCGGGGTCCTTCACGCCCTGCCATCGACCGCCGGGTGTGGTTGGTGCCGCTTGCCGCGGGAGTCTTCCTGCTTGCGCTGATCCTTCTCGCGGCGGGACGCGGCGGCAAACCGGTCGAGGTGCCGAACTTCGTCTCCATGAAAGAGCGGGAGGCCGCGGCAGCCGCCGAAAAGGCCGGGCTTCAGACGGCAACCCGCGGAGTCAGCCTTGGGGGCGCTGCCGGAGTAGTCGCGCTCCAAAGTCCGGAGCCGGGTCAGACGGTGGAGCGGGGAACGGTCGTGAGTCTCGGCATCTCCGACGGCCGGTCGGTCGTACCGGAGGTGGTCGGGCGACAGTTGACCGAGTCACAGGCTGCGCTCGAGCGGCTCGCGCTGGTCCCGGATGTGGTCCGCGTTCTATCGGCCGGGGCACAGCCCGGAACGGTCCTGAAGACCTCCCCCGGGCCGGGGACGATCGTGAAGCCGGGGTCGAAGGTGGTGCTGACCGTGGCCGCCAGTCCTCCACCGCCACAACCGGCGCCTGCCGATCACGAGGACCGGGATCGCGACGAAGGCAAAGGCAACGGCAAGGGAAGGGGCAAGGACGACGACTGA
- a CDS encoding SRPBCC family protein yields the protein MSRVLPGPPEVVWTLITDWEHQGDWMLEASDFVVTSEAREGVGVEAEATVRIAGIRTRDPIRVIAWEPPRLLGIQHLGWVKGVGEVKLTALPGGRTEVQWAEEIRAPLGLLGAIGLRLLKPLMVRIFRRDLRVLEGLVRARSASSR from the coding sequence ATGTCCCGGGTCCTGCCGGGCCCCCCGGAGGTCGTCTGGACCCTCATAACCGACTGGGAGCACCAGGGCGACTGGATGCTCGAGGCATCGGACTTCGTCGTCACGTCCGAGGCGCGCGAGGGAGTGGGAGTGGAGGCCGAGGCGACCGTCCGGATTGCCGGCATCAGGACCCGGGACCCCATCCGCGTCATCGCCTGGGAGCCGCCGCGCCTGCTGGGCATTCAGCATCTCGGGTGGGTTAAGGGGGTCGGTGAGGTGAAATTGACCGCGTTGCCGGGTGGCCGCACGGAGGTTCAGTGGGCCGAGGAGATTCGCGCTCCCCTGGGTCTCCTCGGCGCGATCGGACTGCGGCTGCTCAAGCCGCTGATGGTCAGGATCTTCCGGCGGGACCTTCGGGTGCTGGAGGGACTCGTGCGGGCCAGGAGCGCATCGTCGCGCTGA
- a CDS encoding uroporphyrinogen decarboxylase family protein — MSSQASGHTQTAPESLKTQRFLRACAREPVDATPVWMMRQAGRSLPAYRELRSRYGFLDLTGKPDLMAQITLMPLDVMEVDAAIRFA; from the coding sequence GTGAGTTCACAAGCCTCCGGCCACACCCAGACCGCCCCAGAAAGCCTGAAAACCCAGCGCTTTCTGCGCGCCTGCGCGCGCGAACCCGTCGACGCGACGCCGGTGTGGATGATGCGCCAGGCGGGCCGGTCGCTGCCCGCCTACAGGGAGCTTCGGTCGCGGTACGGGTTCCTGGACCTGACCGGCAAGCCCGACCTGATGGCCCAGATCACGCTCATGCCGCTGGACGTCATGGAGGTGGACGCCGCGATCAGGTTCGCGGA
- a CDS encoding class I SAM-dependent methyltransferase, whose amino-acid sequence MDSVSFDRAAEFYDRTRALDPQTMEAILTLVAPELRGRGRCLEIGIGTGRIALPLHEAGVPTAGVDLSRPMLDKLVAKAGGRMPFPVAVGDATVLPFADASFGAGLGCHILHLIPRWEAAVDELLRVVRPGGILLLDIGGLNWEPDEVETRFSQEAGLDRPRYVGLESPQALDDKLAAAGAKARRLPPIPRRSSRPVRERLESIEQNLYSWTWGMPDEVRLRAVDAVRTWALERFGSLEVPLTRETTIVWRAYDLPGVSPGRTYQP is encoded by the coding sequence GTGGACTCCGTCTCCTTCGATCGTGCCGCGGAGTTCTACGACCGGACGCGCGCGCTCGACCCCCAGACGATGGAGGCGATCCTCACGCTGGTCGCCCCCGAGTTGCGTGGGCGGGGGCGGTGTCTGGAAATCGGGATCGGGACCGGCCGCATCGCGCTGCCCTTGCACGAGGCTGGAGTCCCGACGGCCGGCGTGGACCTGTCGCGGCCGATGCTCGACAAGCTCGTGGCCAAGGCCGGCGGTCGAATGCCCTTTCCCGTGGCGGTGGGCGACGCGACGGTCCTGCCGTTTGCGGACGCGTCCTTCGGAGCCGGCCTCGGGTGCCACATCCTGCACCTGATACCGCGATGGGAAGCGGCGGTGGACGAGCTCTTGCGGGTCGTCCGGCCGGGCGGGATCCTGCTTCTGGACATCGGCGGCCTCAACTGGGAGCCCGACGAGGTGGAGACGCGCTTTTCGCAGGAGGCCGGGCTGGACCGCCCGAGGTACGTCGGGCTCGAAAGCCCGCAGGCGCTGGACGACAAGCTTGCCGCCGCTGGAGCGAAGGCCCGGCGGCTTCCGCCCATCCCCCGCCGGTCATCGCGCCCGGTCCGCGAGCGGCTGGAGTCCATCGAGCAGAACCTGTACTCGTGGACCTGGGGGATGCCCGACGAAGTCCGGCTGCGGGCCGTGGACGCGGTCCGGACTTGGGCGTTGGAAAGGTTCGGCTCCCTGGAGGTCCCCCTGACGCGCGAGACGACGATCGTGTGGCGGGCCTACGACCTGCCCGGGGTGTCGCCGGGCAGGACGTACCAGCCGTGA
- a CDS encoding cation transporter, whose amino-acid sequence MQTRPLQLRRGLRLEWFAISWNVVETGVGLWAGLAAGSVALVGFALDSVVEASCAAVLIWRLSTEASGRRTHEEAERGAIGAVAVAFFLLAGYIGVRSVSDLLSGARPEESLPGMALAGVSLVVMPVLAHLKRKSAAELGSRSMHADSRQTTLCTYLSAVLLAGLAANALFGWWWADPAAGLVVAALAAREGQELWSTRNVCC is encoded by the coding sequence ATGCAGACACGGCCCCTCCAGCTGCGACGAGGGCTGCGGCTGGAGTGGTTCGCGATCTCCTGGAACGTGGTCGAGACCGGAGTCGGCCTGTGGGCAGGGCTCGCCGCCGGGTCGGTGGCGCTGGTCGGGTTCGCCTTGGACTCCGTTGTCGAGGCCTCGTGCGCCGCGGTGCTGATCTGGCGGCTGTCGACGGAGGCCTCCGGTCGCCGCACCCACGAGGAGGCCGAGCGAGGCGCGATCGGAGCCGTCGCCGTGGCCTTTTTCCTTCTGGCGGGCTACATCGGAGTGAGGTCGGTCTCGGACCTGCTGTCAGGGGCACGCCCGGAGGAGAGCCTGCCGGGAATGGCCCTGGCCGGTGTGTCGCTGGTGGTGATGCCCGTGCTCGCCCACCTGAAGCGGAAGTCTGCGGCGGAACTCGGGAGCCGGTCGATGCACGCGGACTCCCGTCAGACGACGCTCTGCACGTACCTGTCCGCGGTCCTGCTCGCAGGCCTCGCCGCCAACGCACTGTTCGGCTGGTGGTGGGCCGACCCCGCCGCCGGACTGGTCGTCGCGGCCCTGGCCGCCCGTGAGGGGCAGGAGCTGTGGTCTACCAGGAATGTCTGCTGCTGA
- a CDS encoding AI-2E family transporter: MPDRGLPSLTVVRLVAVVAASVLVLYAAYAVRHILILVLMAMFFAVGLDPVVRGLRRFGLSRGLSVLAVSLLTVLFLGGFVAAVTPPLVRQTQRLAREIPDYANNLSRRSERFRDLDRRYDLTARARKSVDDLPRVASRSAGSALGVARSVGRAIFSTLTVIILTIYFLLDLPGLLAGASRLLPATRRERFKELSVLVFERISGYIVGNVAVSVIAGVVSFIALSLLGVPFALPLAMWVAIADLIPMVGATLGAVPAVIVAFFSGTATGVGTMAFFAAYQQAENYLVVPRVMRRAVNISPAAVILSALIGGTLLGFVGVLIAVPLAASLKVLAHEVWIPKQDIS, encoded by the coding sequence ATGCCCGACCGAGGACTGCCATCGCTGACGGTAGTCCGACTCGTCGCCGTCGTTGCCGCGTCGGTGCTGGTCCTGTACGCGGCCTACGCCGTGAGGCACATCCTGATCCTCGTGCTGATGGCGATGTTTTTCGCCGTCGGACTCGATCCGGTCGTGCGGGGGCTGCGGCGATTCGGCCTCTCCCGGGGGCTGTCGGTGCTGGCCGTATCGCTGCTCACGGTTCTGTTCCTCGGGGGATTCGTGGCGGCGGTGACCCCGCCCCTGGTCCGGCAGACACAGCGGCTGGCCCGGGAGATCCCGGACTACGCGAACAACCTCTCGCGCAGAAGCGAACGGTTCCGCGACCTCGACCGCAGATACGACCTCACGGCCCGGGCGCGCAAGAGCGTCGACGACCTGCCTCGTGTGGCGTCGCGGTCGGCTGGCAGCGCACTCGGGGTCGCGAGGAGCGTCGGACGCGCGATCTTCAGCACGTTGACCGTGATCATCCTCACGATCTATTTCCTGCTGGACCTCCCGGGCCTGCTGGCCGGGGCTTCGCGTCTGCTGCCGGCCACCCGGCGCGAGCGGTTCAAGGAGCTGTCGGTGCTGGTGTTCGAGCGGATCAGCGGGTACATCGTCGGCAACGTAGCCGTGTCCGTCATCGCAGGCGTCGTGTCCTTCATCGCCCTGTCCCTTCTGGGCGTCCCTTTCGCGCTGCCTCTGGCGATGTGGGTGGCGATAGCCGACCTGATCCCCATGGTCGGCGCCACACTCGGCGCCGTCCCCGCGGTGATAGTGGCCTTCTTCTCGGGCACCGCGACGGGGGTGGGGACAATGGCCTTCTTCGCCGCCTACCAGCAGGCCGAGAACTACCTCGTGGTCCCGCGCGTGATGAGGCGTGCGGTCAACATCTCCCCCGCCGCCGTGATCCTGAGCGCCCTCATCGGGGGTACTCTCCTCGGCTTCGTGGGGGTGCTCATAGCGGTGCCACTCGCTGCTTCGCTGAAGGTGCTGGCCCACGAGGTGTGGATTCCGAAGCAGGACATCTCGTGA
- a CDS encoding aminotransferase class IV, giving the protein MATVWLNGKLLDESDAWIPALDRGVLWGYGLFETLRAYSARLWAFNEHHARMQRGAESLDIPIPTADVVAQAMQQVIEANNLADCGVRVTVTRGTGPVDPNGEVAESGSTLVTAWPIGDYSRLYEDGAALITLPGWCRSMPDVKSTSYAVSVAGRTAASRAGADDAVFVDSGGRVLEATASNLMAIRDGCLVTPPLDSGVLPGVTRQALLDVAQAEGLRTREEDLIIGSLQSSEEVILTSTLREVYPVSAIDGTPLRRGPMAERLRRSLREEILSRLGL; this is encoded by the coding sequence ATGGCGACGGTGTGGCTGAACGGAAAGCTGCTGGACGAGTCCGACGCGTGGATCCCTGCGCTGGACCGAGGGGTGCTCTGGGGCTACGGACTGTTCGAGACCCTGAGGGCCTACTCTGCCCGCTTGTGGGCCTTCAACGAGCACCACGCGAGGATGCAGCGGGGAGCGGAGTCGCTGGACATCCCAATCCCGACTGCCGACGTCGTAGCCCAGGCCATGCAGCAGGTCATCGAAGCCAACAACCTCGCTGATTGCGGCGTTCGGGTGACCGTCACTAGGGGGACGGGACCCGTCGACCCGAATGGGGAGGTGGCGGAGTCCGGCTCCACGTTGGTGACGGCGTGGCCCATCGGCGACTACTCCCGGCTGTACGAGGACGGGGCCGCGCTGATAACCCTCCCCGGCTGGTGCCGGTCGATGCCGGATGTGAAGTCGACCTCTTATGCCGTCAGCGTGGCCGGCAGGACGGCTGCGAGCCGGGCGGGAGCGGACGACGCCGTGTTCGTCGATTCCGGCGGGCGCGTCCTGGAGGCGACCGCATCCAACCTGATGGCGATCCGCGACGGCTGCCTGGTCACTCCGCCGCTGGACTCGGGCGTGTTGCCGGGTGTCACGAGACAGGCGCTGCTGGACGTGGCCCAGGCGGAGGGCCTGCGTACACGCGAGGAGGATCTGATCATCGGCTCGCTGCAGTCGTCCGAGGAGGTCATCCTCACCTCGACGCTGCGGGAGGTGTACCCCGTGTCGGCGATTGACGGGACACCGCTGCGAAGGGGGCCGATGGCCGAGCGGCTACGGAGGTCGCTGCGGGAGGAGATCCTGTCGCGACTGGGTCTGTGA
- a CDS encoding FxsA family protein, whose amino-acid sequence MTGILAVLFLVVPLAEIYVLVKVGQVIGVLETIGLLVVVSIAGAWLAKREGLGVYRRFREQVGQGRVPGAEIVDGVLVIMAGAMLLTPGFLTDVAALVLLLPPVRASVRRALMRFATGRVGARLANSRRTLL is encoded by the coding sequence GTGACGGGCATCCTCGCCGTTCTATTCCTGGTCGTCCCGCTGGCCGAGATCTACGTCCTGGTCAAGGTGGGGCAGGTCATCGGGGTCCTCGAGACGATTGGCCTGCTGGTCGTCGTTTCCATCGCCGGCGCGTGGCTGGCCAAGCGCGAGGGACTGGGCGTCTACCGGCGGTTCAGGGAGCAGGTCGGGCAGGGCCGCGTGCCGGGGGCCGAGATAGTCGACGGCGTGCTCGTCATCATGGCCGGCGCGATGCTGCTCACGCCGGGTTTTCTCACCGACGTGGCCGCCCTGGTCCTGCTGCTGCCGCCGGTTCGCGCGTCCGTCCGCAGGGCGCTGATGAGGTTCGCCACAGGGCGGGTGGGGGCCCGGCTGGCTAATTCCCGCCGAACACTTTTGTAG
- a CDS encoding TPM domain-containing protein — MTPCRRRGLSRARHVVIAVLLLELLAAPFALAQTFPEFTAPVVDAAGVVPDAVEQQVNAELNDYQARSGNQIAVAVVKSTGNRGIEDYGIDLARKWGVGLNEKDNGVLLLIAHEDRRLRIETGQRVDDELTDIEAGRIIRERITPLLRQGDVGAAVTEGTRAIRRTLGDTAAGPAPVPPQRAPAPSARTDPSGLIFLGFMLFMFMGGMGRRRRRRWGMLPILWGAGLGSGYGRSSGSFGGGSSGGGFSGGGFSGGGGGGFGGGGASGSW, encoded by the coding sequence GTGACGCCCTGCCGCCGCCGCGGCCTCAGCCGCGCGCGGCACGTCGTGATCGCAGTCCTGCTCCTGGAGCTTCTCGCGGCCCCCTTCGCGCTGGCGCAGACATTCCCGGAGTTCACGGCTCCGGTCGTGGATGCCGCCGGCGTCGTGCCGGACGCAGTGGAGCAGCAGGTGAACGCGGAGCTCAACGACTACCAGGCGCGCAGCGGAAACCAGATAGCCGTTGCGGTGGTGAAGTCCACTGGAAACCGCGGCATCGAAGACTACGGAATCGACCTGGCCCGCAAGTGGGGTGTGGGCCTCAACGAAAAGGACAACGGCGTCCTTCTGCTGATCGCGCACGAGGACCGCAGATTGCGGATAGAAACCGGTCAGAGGGTGGACGACGAACTCACGGACATCGAGGCAGGACGCATCATCAGGGAGCGCATCACGCCGCTGCTGCGTCAGGGCGATGTCGGAGCTGCGGTCACCGAGGGCACGCGGGCAATCCGTCGGACCCTCGGGGACACGGCCGCCGGACCGGCTCCCGTGCCCCCCCAGCGGGCCCCGGCGCCATCGGCCAGGACTGATCCCTCCGGCCTGATCTTCCTGGGATTCATGCTGTTCATGTTCATGGGCGGCATGGGCAGGCGCAGACGGCGCCGGTGGGGCATGCTTCCGATTTTGTGGGGAGCCGGACTTGGGTCGGGCTACGGCCGCAGCTCGGGGTCCTTCGGCGGCGGCTCATCCGGAGGAGGCTTCTCGGGCGGGGGCTTCTCGGGGGGCGGCGGGGGCGGCTTCGGGGGTGGAGGCGCAAGTGGCAGCTGGTAG
- a CDS encoding 2'-deoxycytidine 5'-triphosphate deaminase: MDFPTRAGVLPAQWLRRAIDSDVIRSDTYKIPRSNLQPASLDLRLGETAFRLRSSFLAGDDDVAARLDDCAMESFDLRDGAILERNRPYLIPLIEELALPEGLRAKANPKSSTGRLDVFTRVITDRSHRFDEIAEGYSGRLYLEVFSRTFTIKVRTGLALNQLRLVSGRAVAPDAAVLDFHRQDPVLFRNGQPVPGEELALSDGLFLSLDLRGDDDGFVGYRARKNSRLLDLSAGEPHDPRDFWEPVTRERGGRVILEPEEFYLLISSEAVRIPPAFAAEMTAYDPTSGELRTHYAGFFDPGFGHDSAGPSRGSRAVLEVRAHDVPFMVEDGQRVCRLVFEEMLEPPEILYGRDIGSSYQGQVVMLSKHFSRS; the protein is encoded by the coding sequence ATGGACTTCCCGACTCGCGCCGGTGTCCTGCCCGCCCAGTGGCTGCGACGCGCCATCGACTCCGACGTGATCCGGTCCGACACCTACAAGATCCCGCGGTCCAACCTGCAGCCGGCGAGCCTCGACCTCCGGCTGGGAGAGACGGCTTTCCGGCTGCGGTCCAGCTTTCTGGCCGGGGACGACGACGTGGCGGCGAGGCTGGACGATTGTGCGATGGAGTCCTTCGACCTGCGCGACGGCGCGATTCTCGAGCGCAACCGGCCATACCTCATCCCGCTGATCGAGGAGCTCGCTTTGCCGGAGGGTCTCAGAGCGAAGGCGAACCCCAAGTCCTCGACCGGCAGGCTCGACGTGTTCACGCGGGTCATCACCGACCGCAGCCACCGCTTCGACGAGATCGCGGAAGGCTACTCGGGACGCCTGTACCTGGAAGTGTTCTCGAGGACGTTCACGATCAAGGTCCGGACCGGACTTGCGCTCAACCAGCTGCGGCTCGTCAGCGGTCGCGCGGTCGCGCCGGATGCCGCCGTCCTGGACTTCCATCGACAGGACCCAGTGCTGTTCCGCAACGGTCAACCGGTGCCGGGCGAAGAGCTGGCCTTGAGCGACGGCCTGTTCCTGAGCCTGGACCTGCGAGGTGATGACGACGGATTCGTGGGCTACCGCGCGCGCAAGAACAGCCGGCTCCTGGACCTGTCCGCCGGCGAGCCCCACGACCCGCGCGACTTCTGGGAGCCGGTGACCAGGGAGCGGGGCGGCCGGGTGATCCTGGAGCCCGAGGAGTTCTACCTGCTCATCTCCTCTGAGGCCGTGCGCATACCGCCGGCGTTCGCCGCGGAGATGACCGCCTACGACCCCACCTCCGGGGAGCTTCGGACGCACTACGCGGGGTTCTTCGACCCTGGCTTCGGCCACGATTCGGCTGGGCCGAGCCGTGGCTCCCGAGCGGTTCTGGAGGTCCGGGCGCACGACGTTCCGTTCATGGTCGAGGACGGGCAAAGGGTGTGCAGGCTGGTGTTCGAGGAGATGCTCGAGCCGCCGGAGATTCTGTACGGCCGCGATATCGGGTCCTCCTACCAGGGTCAGGTTGTGATGCTGAGCAAGCATTTCAGCCGGTCCTGA
- a CDS encoding TPM domain-containing protein → MAAGRHLTKRDNAAIDAAVREAERVTGLQFCVYVGPGSERSREQAEQMFVRAGLQARPAVLVLVAPRQHRVEVVTAPQITSRVTDGDCYDAVRDMTGYFARGEFAGGIVAGIVRLAAAAGPASSVSPGDELPNVMEDPEDGPS, encoded by the coding sequence GTGGCAGCTGGTAGGCACCTGACCAAACGCGACAACGCCGCGATTGACGCCGCGGTCCGGGAGGCCGAGCGCGTGACGGGACTGCAGTTCTGCGTCTACGTCGGCCCGGGTTCGGAAAGGTCGCGGGAGCAGGCCGAGCAGATGTTCGTGCGGGCCGGTCTTCAGGCGCGACCGGCAGTCCTCGTCCTGGTCGCGCCCCGCCAGCACCGGGTGGAGGTGGTGACTGCGCCGCAGATCACGTCGCGGGTCACCGACGGCGACTGCTACGACGCCGTACGGGACATGACCGGATACTTCGCCCGGGGAGAGTTTGCGGGCGGCATAGTCGCGGGCATCGTCAGGCTGGCGGCGGCCGCCGGGCCGGCATCGAGCGTGTCCCCCGGCGACGAGCTGCCGAACGTGATGGAAGACCCAGAGGACGGACCCTCCTAG
- a CDS encoding YjbQ family protein, whose amino-acid sequence MLTREIHIDTSDSSIHDLTDDVREFCSGSGDGLCSVFAPHATVGLALIELGAGSDADLLDALRTLLPRDDRYRHSHGSPGHGADHVLPALLSPSITLPVVSGRPALGTWQHVVLVDLNVDNPRRTVRLSFLRDRSS is encoded by the coding sequence ATGCTCACGCGCGAGATCCACATTGATACGTCCGATTCATCGATCCACGACCTGACTGACGACGTCCGCGAGTTCTGCTCCGGATCGGGCGACGGTCTCTGCAGCGTCTTTGCGCCCCATGCCACCGTCGGCCTGGCGCTTATCGAGTTGGGAGCCGGATCGGACGCCGACCTGCTGGACGCGCTCCGAACTCTGCTGCCCAGAGACGACCGGTACCGTCACAGCCACGGCTCTCCCGGTCACGGCGCCGACCACGTTCTGCCGGCCCTGTTGAGCCCGTCCATCACCCTGCCGGTGGTCTCCGGCCGTCCCGCACTCGGCACCTGGCAGCACGTCGTCCTCGTGGACCTCAACGTCGACAACCCGCGGCGGACGGTGCGGCTGTCTTTCCTGCGTGACCGGTCGTCGTGA